One genomic window of Cannabis sativa cultivar Pink pepper isolate KNU-18-1 chromosome 2, ASM2916894v1, whole genome shotgun sequence includes the following:
- the LOC133034163 gene encoding uncharacterized protein LOC133034163 — translation MLYGRKCRSPLHWDELGENKLQGPDAVQHTNEAIQKIRARMITAQSRQKSYADLKRRDIEFEVGDHVFLRVTPRKGLSVKRFGKRGKLSPRYVGPFQILDRVGSVAYRIALPPSLSGVHNVFHVSQLRKYVSDPSHVLSYETLGLQEDLSYNERPVKILDQKDRILRNKTITLVKVLWRNSVVEEATWELESDMREQYPELFE, via the coding sequence atgttgtatggaagaAAGTGCAGGTCTCCACTGCATTGGGATGAGTTGGGAGAGAACAAACTCCAAGGGCCAGATGCAGTTCAGCACACCAACGAAGCTATTCAGAAGATCAGGGCTAGAATGATCACAGCGCAGAGCAGACAGAAATCTTATGCAGACCTGAAGCGGAGAGACATTGAGTTCGAAGTGGGTGATCATGTGTTTCTTCGAGTGACACCACGAAAAGGACTCTCGGTGAAGAGATTTGGCAAGAGAGGGAAACTTAGTCCCAGATATGTTGGTCCATTTCAGATATTGGATAGAGTGGGCAGTGTAGCTTATAGAATAGCTTTACCGCCATCATTATCTGGGGTGcacaatgtatttcatgtatctCAACTCCGGAAATATGTATCAGACCCATCGCATGTTTTGAGCTATGAAACACTGGGTTTGCAGGAGGATTTGTCCTACAATGAACGTCCGGTAAAGATTCTTGATCAAAAGGATAGGATTTTGAGAAATAAGACAATTACCCTGGTGAAAGTCCTATGGAGAAACAGTGTGGTTGAGGAAGCTACTTGGGAGCTTGAATCTGATATGCGAGAACAATATCCAGAATTATTTGagtaa
- the LOC115723903 gene encoding uncharacterized protein LOC115723903, translated as MACLPTLTQLKTKHVDVSSLCPLCHSADETIVHCLITCQIVQLVWNRVGIGTSCSTGRSFLNWCMDCFKVSDIEQKCLLVTLCWAIRGARNDLVWNGKSFSADNIIVYVKGYLDQWRNAQNSRLESSGSGSQTCHGTECWTVPPINRIKVNVDASIFEGSRNFGIGFVARDDKGLFMEGGSLLKQGVIQPVVVEALGVKEVLSWIKEKGWTGVHVETDCLNVTQALRSAINMRSLFGNIIKDYKALLSDLSNVSVYFVKRSANRVAHSFARVANLYPGHRFSLESVPTDLLPLLR; from the coding sequence ATGGCTTGTCTTCCAACATTGACACAACTGAAGACTAAGCACGTGGATGTCTCCTCTCTTTGCCCCCTCTGTCATAGTGCGGATGAGACTATTGTGCACTGCCTGATTACTTGTCAGATAGTTCAACTGGTATGGAACAGAGTGGGAATTGGAACAAGTTGCTCAACAGGTAGATCTTTTCTCAATTGGTGTATGGATTGTTTTAAGGTGTCGGATATCGAGCAGAAATGCTTGTTGGTCACTCTTTGTTGGGCAATTCGGGGAGCACGAAATGATCTTGTTTGGAATGGCAAAAGTTTTTCGGCTGACAATATTATTGTGTACGTAAAAGGTTACcttgatcaatggagaaatgcTCAGAACTCTAGATTAGAGTCGTCGGGCTCTGGTTCACAGACATGTCACGGTACTGAGTGTTGGACAGTTCCACCGATCAATAGAATCAAGGTCAATGTGGATGCATCAATCTTTGAAGGAAGCCGCAACTTTGGAATTGGTTTTGTTGCTAGAGATGATAAAGGGCTTTTCATGGAGGGAGGCTCTTTGCTCAAACAAGGTGTCATTCAACCTGTTGTTGTCGAGGCCTTAGGGGTCAAAGAGGTCCTCAGCTGGATCAAAGAGAAAGGGTGGACAGGTGTGCATGTGGAGACTGATTGCCTCAATGTGACTCAAGCTTTACGAAGTGCTATTAATATGAGATCTTTGTTTGGTAACATTATTAAAGATTATAAAGCTTTATTAAGTGATTTGTCTAATGTTTCTGTTTATTTTGTGAAACGGTCAGCAAATAGGGTTGCTCATAGCTTTGCTAGAGTGGCTAATTTATACCCTGGTCATCGTTTCAGTTTGGAGTCTGTTCCAACTGATTTGTTACCTCTTTTAAGGTAG